From Vicia villosa cultivar HV-30 ecotype Madison, WI unplaced genomic scaffold, Vvil1.0 ctg.002637F_1_1, whole genome shotgun sequence, one genomic window encodes:
- the LOC131639443 gene encoding rust resistance kinase Lr10-like: MNNFHKFPLLLILIFLTLQKPVTSKTECTHKCGNLHIQFPFHLKNNTNHTKHSPQPFQLSCTDQHQTVLQFPTIPVTLFIKHIDYKTQKLQIYDPNNCLSSQLFKLGNSSVSPFQFHFHEFNIQRNVSFFRCDSRNGCLIKQRDSGADFVDPELVSCRKVSDVLNVGWMIEEWDDDDVTESLILEWSKPNCSFCEVQGKKCRWKNGSRSGEVECFVCPSNGIARSTVLLITAGVIVGSMILLLLAKGLLHIYRYFKMKGDDIARIEKFLENYRAMRPTRFTYADIKRITNGFKESLGEGAHGAVFKGMLSQEILVAVKVLNETQGDGKDFINEVGTMGKIHHINVVRLLGFCADGFHRALVYDFFPNGSLQNFLAPPENKDVFLGWEKLQQIALGVARGIEYLHIGCDQRILHFDINPHNVLIDDNLSPKITDFGLAKLCPKNQSTVSMTAARGTLGYIAPEVFSRNFGNVSYKSDIYSYGMLLLEMVGGRKNTNLSAEETFQVLYPEWIHNLVEGKDVQVNIEDEGDVRIAKKLALVGLWCIQWNPVDRPSMKTVVQMLEGKGEKLMAPPTPFDSVDVNRTNAVIPTRHPSFELEVIPETE; the protein is encoded by the exons ATGAACAATTTTCACAAATTCCCTCTTCTACTAATTCTAATCTTTCTCACATTACAAAAACCAGTAACATCAAAAACCGAATGCACTCACAAATGCGGCAATCTCCACATTCAATTCCCATTCCATCTCAAAAACAACACCAACCACACCAAACACTCCCCTCAACCCTTCCAATTATCATGCACAGATCAACATCAAACAGTGTTACAATTCCCCACAATTCCAGTCACGCTTTTCATCAAACACATAGACTACAAAACACAAAAACTCCAAATCTACGACCCAAATAACTGTCTTTCAAGTCAGTTATTCAAACTAGGAAACTCATCCGTTTCGCCTTTCCAGTTTCACTTCCATGAGTTTAATATACAGCGGAACGTTTCATTCTTTCGTTGCGATTCGAGAAATGGATGTTTGATTAAGCAACGTGATTCTGGTGCGGATTTTGTTGATCCTGAATTAGTTTCTTGTAGAAAAGTGAGTGATGTATTGAATGTGGGTTGGATGATTGAGGAAtgggatgatgatgatgttacaGAGAGTTTGATTTTGGAGTGGTCTAAACCTAATTGTAGTTTTTGTGAAGTTCAAGGGAAGAAATGTAGATGGAAGAATGGTAGTAGAAGTGGTGAAGTTGAATGCTTTGTTTGTCCATCAAATGGGATTGCTAGATCTACTGTTCTTCTAATTACTGCTG GGGTTATAGTTGGCTCCATGATTTTGCTGCTATTGGCAAAAGGTTTGCTTCATATATATCGCTATTTTAAGATGAAAGGAGATGACATAGCAAGGATAGAGAAGTTCTTAGAGAATTATAGAGCAATGAGACCTACAAGATTCACTTATGCTGATATTAAGAGAATTACAAATGGTTTTAAGGAGAGTTTAGGAGAAGGAGCTCATGGAGCTGTGTTTAAAGGCATGCTCTCCCAAGAAATTTTGGTTGCTGTGAAGGTACTCAATGAAACACAAGGAGATGGAAAAGATTTCATTAATGAAGTTGGAACCATGGGAAAAATTCATCATATCAATGTTGTTCGTTTGCTTGGATTTTGCGCTGACGGGTTCCACCGTGCGCTTGTCTACGATTTCTTTCCAAATGGGTCGTTGCAAAATTTCTTGGCGCCGCCGGAGAACAAGGATGTTTTTCTTGGTTGGGAAAAGTTGCAACAAATTGCTCTTGGTGTTGCAAGAGGGATTGAGTATCTTCATATTGGTTGTGATCAGAGAATACTTCACTTTGATATCAATCCACACAATGTATTAATAGATGATAATCTGAGTCCCAAAATTACTGATTTTGGACTTGCGAAATTGTGTCCGAAAAATCAAAGCACTGTGTCTATGACCGCGGCTAGAGGAACTTTGGGCTACATTGCACCTGAAGTTTTCTCAAGAAACTTTGGAAACGTGTCTTATAAGTCTGACATTTATAGCTATGGAATGTTGTTGCTGGAGATGGTTGGTGGAAGAAAGAATACTAACCTGTCGGCAGAGGAAACATTCCAAGTTTTGTATCCGGAATGGATCCATAATCTGGTTGAAGGGAAAGATGTGCAAGTTAATATCGAGGATGAGGGAGATGTTAGAATTGCAAAGAAACTTGCGCTTGTGGGACTTTGGTGTATTCAGTGGAATCCGGTGGATCGTCCGTCTATGAAAACTGTGGTACAAATGCTTGAAGGGAAAGGAGAAAAATTAATGGCACCCCCTACTCCTTTTGACTCTGTTGATGTCAATAGAACAAACGCGGTTATTCCAACCCGACATCCGAGTTTTGAGTTAGAAGTTATTCCTGAAACAGAGTAA
- the LOC131639448 gene encoding FBD-associated F-box protein At5g60610-like, with the protein MSLQKLPVTILTCETLVVLKLVGFRVEDDEAYSCVVLPSLKTLIFKYIGFPKLRDFLMFLSGCPILEVLLTLHVSFVSNESLTCIEWNSFCLNNLNKADINSAYCYIPLKPFRNVTSLRFEIDKVNFRDDFDFIPTFHNLTQLKLISLDYTWSFLLQLLNHCPKLQRLDVDQADTDKRTWGRQDYKEYWVDPAVVPQCLSLHLRTCNLFNFLGLRVSTMQLLYLVGLNLNFDGDEICPHEPSALPYCYHELIV; encoded by the exons ATGAGTTTGCAGAAATTGCCAGTCACCATTCTCACTTGCGAAACCCTAGTGGTTCTCAAGCTTGTAGGTTTCAGAGTGGAAGACGACGAAGCCTATTCTTGTGTTGTACTTCCAtcactcaaaaccctaatcttcaAATATATTGGGTTCCCTAAACTTAGAGATTTTCTCATGTTTCTATCTGGATGTCCAATTCTTGAAGTTTTACTCACACTTCATGTGTCATTTGTTTCCAATGAATCTCTAACTTGCATCGAGTGGAACAGCTTTTGCTTAAATAACTTGAATAAAGCTGATATCAATTCTGCATATTGTTATATTCCGTTAAAACCTTTTCGCAATGTAACTTCGTTGCGCTTTGAAATTGATAAG GTGAATTTTCGTGATGATTTTGATTTCATTCCTACTTTTCATAATTTGACTCAACTGAAGCTTATTTCTCTGGATTATACTTGGTCGTTCTTACTACAACTTCTCAACCACTGCCCTAAGCTTCAAAGACTTGACGTTGATCAG GCTGACACGGACAAGAGAACATGGGGTAGACAAGATTACAAAGAATATTGGGTAGATCCCGCTGTTGTTCCGCAATGTCTTTCATTACACCTTAGAACATGTAATTTGTTCAACTTCTTAGGCCTTCGAG TTTCTACCATGCAACTACTATATTTGGTGGGTTTGAATTTGAACTTTGATGGTGATGAAATTTGTCCTCATGAACCTTCAGCATTGCCTTATTGTTACCATGAGTTGATTGTGTGA